Proteins from a genomic interval of Sporolactobacillus sp. Y61:
- a CDS encoding mannose/fructose/sorbose PTS transporter subunit IIA produces the protein MIALIIATHGAFSREIVKSAEMIFGKQENVATVTFSPGEGPDDLKRKYEEALHGLDVRDGLLFMVDLFGGSPFNAASNFAAGKENMDVITGLSLPMLIECFSKRDSLNLEALVDEMSQTAVEGVKSLNKTLGEAENDSGEDDF, from the coding sequence ATGATAGCGCTTATCATCGCCACGCACGGTGCTTTTTCCCGTGAGATTGTCAAGTCGGCCGAAATGATCTTTGGCAAACAGGAAAATGTGGCGACCGTCACCTTTTCTCCGGGAGAAGGACCGGATGATCTAAAGAGAAAATACGAGGAAGCGCTGCACGGACTGGATGTTCGCGATGGACTGCTTTTCATGGTTGATCTGTTTGGTGGAAGCCCGTTCAATGCAGCATCAAATTTCGCAGCCGGCAAGGAAAATATGGATGTCATTACGGGACTCAGCCTGCCCATGCTGATTGAATGTTTCTCTAAAAGGGATTCACTTAATCTGGAAGCACTGGTGGATGAAATGAGTCAAACAGCAGTTGAAGGGGTTAAGTCCCTGAATAAGACACTGGGTGAAGCTGAAAACGATTCAGGAGAGGATGATTTTTAA
- a CDS encoding mannose/fructose/sorbose PTS transporter subunit IIB, which translates to MIIKLARVDSRLIHGQVATVWTKETGVKRLIVVNDDVAKDKVRSTLLKQVAPPGVSAHVVDVDKAVRVYNNPKYARDPVMLLFTNPTDVLRMIEQGVPIHSINIGSIAYSEGKTMITNAVAVGPEDIKAFHTLHDRQIELELRKVPSDNKGDIMPLLKKVEEKES; encoded by the coding sequence ATGATTATCAAATTAGCAAGAGTGGATTCACGGTTGATTCATGGTCAGGTTGCCACAGTCTGGACAAAGGAAACCGGTGTCAAACGGTTGATTGTTGTGAATGACGATGTGGCAAAGGATAAGGTTCGCAGCACTTTATTAAAACAGGTTGCTCCTCCTGGTGTATCGGCACACGTCGTGGATGTAGATAAAGCTGTAAGGGTCTACAATAATCCAAAATATGCCAGGGACCCGGTCATGCTTCTTTTTACAAACCCGACTGATGTTCTTCGCATGATCGAACAGGGTGTGCCGATTCATTCAATAAATATTGGAAGCATTGCTTATTCGGAAGGAAAAACGATGATCACCAATGCTGTTGCTGTCGGCCCTGAGGACATCAAAGCGTTTCATACATTACATGATCGGCAGATTGAACTCGAATTAAGAAAAGTGCCCTCGGATAATAAGGGGGATATTATGCCACTTCTGAAAAAAGTGGAAGAAAAGGAAAGCTGA